In Saccharolobus solfataricus, a genomic segment contains:
- the lrs14 gene encoding HTH-type transcriptional regulator Lrs14, giving the protein MQVENIRVRLPSGKEVGLVDALNFCYDISDTDFQVLKTLLNSGPKTEDELAEMLHLSKASINRSVNKLVSLGFVDRVKDSSSKGGRPRYIYKPIDADRITTKISNDFKYCADLFSSVIPQELKEK; this is encoded by the coding sequence ATGCAAGTAGAGAATATAAGAGTTAGGCTCCCATCTGGAAAAGAAGTTGGATTAGTAGACGCACTAAATTTCTGCTATGATATTTCAGATACGGACTTCCAGGTGTTAAAGACATTACTAAATAGTGGACCAAAGACTGAAGACGAACTAGCTGAAATGCTTCATTTAAGTAAGGCTTCAATAAATAGATCGGTAAATAAGTTAGTTTCCTTGGGTTTTGTAGATAGGGTAAAGGACTCATCATCGAAGGGAGGTAGGCCAAGATATATATACAAACCTATAGATGCGGATAGAATTACCACGAAGATTTCAAATGATTTCAAATATTGTGCTGACTTATTCTCTAGCGTGATACCACAAGAATTGAAAGAAAAGTAA
- a CDS encoding helix-turn-helix domain-containing protein codes for MSLKLSESKEVIRCCYKISDTDVECLFKLVELNRPISAEELASIMKLSKTTVENSLKKLIEIGLIVRNKDGEEGKRIGRPKYLYAVIHNAETKIKQDLTNCASKILSATSS; via the coding sequence ATGAGTTTAAAACTTTCAGAAAGTAAAGAGGTAATAAGATGTTGTTATAAAATATCAGATACTGATGTCGAGTGTCTATTTAAATTAGTTGAGCTTAACAGACCGATTTCCGCGGAAGAGTTAGCTTCGATAATGAAACTCAGCAAAACTACCGTTGAAAATAGTCTGAAGAAATTAATAGAAATAGGGTTAATAGTCAGGAATAAAGATGGAGAAGAAGGTAAGAGAATAGGAAGACCTAAATATCTATATGCGGTAATACATAATGCTGAAACTAAAATAAAACAAGACTTGACTAACTGCGCTTCTAAAATATTGTCAGCAACCTCCAGTTAG
- a CDS encoding radical SAM protein: MTLRLISSPDWVRLSFGADMVLGFSSGVFLKGALNTTINLLQYYPDGCKANCSYCGQAREVANGPECKTLIRVEWPLRPLNEVLKRIYERQGNPEYGLQRICIGQLAHPRASPDAIEITRRIRNAGIELQISELVTATYTFKHHMIEMRKAGADMIDVAIDAANEKVFEELRGKKARSMHSWKRYLEAIDEAVEVFGKKNAGIHLIIGLGESEKDAVNLMWYAHSRGAKISLFAFYPEAGTPMEKRKPVPVHVYRRMQIARWLIENDIVDINAFKFDDKGELIDVEIPSDITLNELAPAFMTSGCPGCNRPYSNERPGRVLKNVPWYLDREMTLRSIKASRLDSLIKKVVR, from the coding sequence ATGACATTACGTCTAATTTCAAGTCCAGATTGGGTAAGACTAAGTTTTGGCGCAGATATGGTCTTAGGTTTTTCTTCTGGAGTGTTTTTAAAGGGAGCTCTGAATACCACGATAAATCTGTTGCAATATTACCCAGATGGATGCAAAGCAAATTGCTCATATTGTGGCCAAGCTAGAGAGGTCGCCAATGGTCCAGAATGTAAAACGTTAATAAGGGTAGAATGGCCACTTAGACCTCTAAATGAGGTATTAAAGAGAATTTATGAGAGACAAGGCAATCCAGAATACGGTCTTCAAAGGATATGTATAGGACAATTGGCCCATCCTAGGGCATCTCCAGATGCCATAGAGATAACGAGAAGGATAAGAAATGCGGGGATTGAGCTACAAATTTCAGAATTAGTTACAGCAACTTATACTTTCAAACATCACATGATTGAAATGAGGAAAGCTGGAGCTGATATGATTGATGTTGCAATAGACGCGGCAAATGAGAAGGTGTTTGAAGAGCTAAGGGGTAAGAAAGCTAGAAGCATGCACTCATGGAAGAGATATTTAGAGGCAATAGATGAAGCTGTGGAAGTATTTGGTAAAAAGAACGCTGGTATTCACTTAATAATAGGTTTAGGGGAGAGTGAGAAAGACGCAGTCAACCTTATGTGGTACGCTCATAGTAGGGGAGCTAAAATTTCACTCTTTGCGTTTTATCCAGAGGCTGGTACTCCAATGGAAAAACGAAAACCAGTCCCAGTTCACGTCTATAGAAGGATGCAAATAGCTAGATGGCTGATTGAAAATGATATTGTCGATATTAATGCGTTCAAGTTTGACGACAAGGGAGAACTAATAGATGTAGAAATACCGTCCGATATAACCTTAAATGAATTAGCCCCAGCATTTATGACTAGTGGATGTCCAGGTTGTAACAGACCATATTCCAATGAGAGGCCAGGTAGAGTATTAAAGAACGTTCCTTGGTATCTAGACAGAGAAATGACTTTACGTTCAATTAAAGCTTCCAGATTAGATTCCTTAATAAAGAAAGTAGTAAGGTAA
- a CDS encoding MFS transporter, producing the protein MKAKRVIFLSASSFFLSYFSRVTWSIVAPLSTLKTTTTEDSIIFALFFLGYILVQIPSGMLADRISANHLLFLSLLGVAITSFISSTFPLIMLEYVASFLMGFSAGWIYPITVKLLSASFDSRDLPIAMSIYSISWPLSIVASGVIIPFLALTFGWEFSFYFITALSIILGILALLYLPSLKLSKSIIKFKDVVKDKNSIYISVGGFLFYLTYWILVLYLYKYLLSVVGNEYTAGIIYSFTALTGIFSTILAGYIIKSLGVKRTFLSFITLYSFSLLLFSFSKNVIVIGIDALALGFFRFVITPTSSTAVAVIGGKERSGSVTGLANFFWQFSGIVGSIIAPLLINLFTYTYLWTFVSVFSFLSLIFYYKLKFMRDYL; encoded by the coding sequence GTGAAAGCGAAGAGAGTAATTTTTCTCTCAGCATCCTCATTTTTTCTCTCCTATTTTTCCAGAGTGACTTGGAGTATTGTAGCGCCTCTTTCTACGTTAAAAACTACTACTACTGAAGATAGTATAATATTTGCACTTTTCTTCTTGGGCTATATTCTAGTCCAAATTCCTTCTGGGATGTTAGCAGATCGTATTTCTGCAAATCACCTACTTTTCCTCTCTTTATTAGGTGTGGCAATTACGTCGTTTATCTCATCGACTTTTCCTCTCATTATGCTTGAATATGTCGCCAGTTTTCTAATGGGTTTTTCAGCTGGATGGATTTATCCTATTACAGTAAAACTCTTGAGTGCATCCTTTGATAGCAGAGACTTACCGATTGCCATGAGTATTTACAGTATATCTTGGCCTTTATCCATCGTAGCTTCGGGAGTTATAATACCCTTTTTAGCTTTAACATTTGGTTGGGAGTTCTCGTTCTATTTTATAACTGCACTTTCTATAATTTTAGGTATTTTAGCTCTCCTCTATCTTCCTTCCTTGAAGTTATCTAAAAGTATAATTAAATTTAAGGATGTGGTTAAGGATAAAAACTCCATATATATCTCAGTTGGAGGTTTTTTATTCTATTTAACATATTGGATCCTTGTTCTATATCTTTACAAGTATTTACTTAGTGTAGTCGGAAACGAATACACGGCGGGTATCATTTACTCATTCACTGCATTAACTGGAATTTTCTCTACTATTCTAGCTGGTTATATAATAAAATCTTTAGGTGTTAAAAGGACTTTTCTATCGTTTATTACTCTCTATAGTTTTTCGTTACTCCTTTTTTCGTTTTCAAAAAATGTGATAGTTATTGGTATTGACGCATTAGCCTTAGGTTTCTTTAGGTTCGTTATAACGCCAACAAGCTCTACAGCAGTTGCTGTAATCGGAGGAAAAGAAAGGAGTGGTAGTGTAACTGGCCTTGCTAACTTCTTTTGGCAATTTAGCGGTATAGTTGGGTCCATAATTGCTCCTCTTCTAATAAACTTATTTACTTATACATATTTGTGGACTTTTGTTAGCGTGTTTTCTTTTCTTTCTTTAATTTTTTACTATAAACTTAAATTTATGAGAGATTATCTTTAA
- a CDS encoding CoA-binding protein — translation MENEEEVIKEVLLKYKNIATVGFSKDPSKAAFQVPKFLMDHGYNVIPVNPSASEILGKKSYPSILDVPDKVEIVEIFRPSNEVPKIVDQVLERVKKVGDVKVIWMQEGIRNDEAAEKARKAGLVVIQDRCMYKEYMKKIFNVNNPPPVSSLKNS, via the coding sequence ATGGAGAACGAAGAGGAAGTCATAAAGGAAGTTTTACTTAAATATAAAAATATTGCAACTGTTGGTTTCTCCAAAGACCCATCCAAGGCAGCTTTTCAAGTGCCTAAGTTTTTAATGGATCATGGTTATAATGTCATCCCAGTAAATCCATCCGCGAGTGAAATATTAGGTAAAAAGTCTTATCCCTCAATTCTCGACGTACCAGATAAGGTAGAAATTGTTGAGATATTTAGACCATCAAATGAAGTACCTAAAATTGTTGATCAAGTTTTGGAGAGAGTGAAAAAGGTTGGCGATGTGAAGGTAATATGGATGCAGGAAGGTATTAGAAATGATGAGGCTGCGGAAAAGGCCAGAAAAGCTGGACTTGTAGTTATCCAAGATAGGTGTATGTACAAGGAATATATGAAAAAAATATTTAATGTAAATAATCCTCCCCCAGTATCATCCTTAAAAAATAGTTAA
- a CDS encoding lipoate--protein ligase family protein — protein MRELRFLIERNSQAHILAGEEALLLSVANGSQPILRFVIFDPPAVLVGYHQAVEQEVNIEEVKKRGWEIGRRPTGGGTIIMGPWQLGWEIYANNDLLGYTPENAIKIGAEGVIRALDKLGIKASFRPKNDVEVNGRKISGIGAFSEGNYIAVTGTILLDFDVDAMISVLRLSSEKLKDKLARDFKDRLTWVNKELKRSLDMEELIKISRDSFAEVLGIKLSDDYYNEFEKKTIQELALKYSSPEWIFNLRRPLIGDDIRYVERKLPGGLVKVQVKMVSKNLIESVLVTGDFFIEPRTAIYDLEARLKWSRVEDLENEIRTWFNSVKAIGITADDLIKIIEEVVR, from the coding sequence ATGAGAGAATTAAGGTTCTTAATTGAACGAAATAGTCAAGCTCATATACTAGCAGGTGAAGAAGCTCTTCTTTTATCAGTCGCTAATGGTTCCCAACCAATTTTACGATTTGTAATATTTGATCCTCCAGCAGTTCTTGTAGGCTATCATCAAGCGGTTGAGCAAGAAGTAAATATAGAAGAGGTGAAAAAAAGAGGCTGGGAAATAGGTAGAAGGCCTACTGGGGGAGGTACAATTATAATGGGCCCATGGCAATTGGGTTGGGAAATCTACGCAAACAATGATCTATTAGGGTATACTCCAGAAAATGCAATAAAAATTGGTGCTGAAGGCGTTATTAGGGCACTAGACAAGTTGGGTATAAAAGCATCTTTTAGGCCAAAGAATGATGTAGAGGTAAACGGGAGGAAGATTTCTGGAATCGGAGCATTTTCTGAGGGTAATTACATTGCAGTTACCGGAACAATTCTACTAGATTTTGATGTGGACGCGATGATTTCAGTTCTTAGGTTATCTTCTGAAAAACTTAAGGACAAACTAGCCAGAGATTTTAAGGACCGATTAACGTGGGTTAATAAGGAATTAAAACGCTCACTTGATATGGAAGAATTAATAAAAATCTCTAGAGATTCCTTTGCTGAAGTGCTAGGGATAAAGCTTTCGGATGACTACTACAATGAATTTGAAAAGAAGACCATACAAGAATTAGCGTTAAAGTATTCATCGCCCGAATGGATATTTAACTTAAGGCGACCATTAATTGGGGACGATATAAGATACGTAGAAAGGAAACTTCCAGGTGGACTGGTTAAGGTGCAAGTTAAAATGGTCAGTAAAAATCTAATAGAATCTGTACTAGTAACTGGTGATTTCTTCATAGAACCGAGAACTGCCATATATGATTTGGAAGCTAGATTGAAATGGAGTAGAGTTGAAGATTTAGAAAACGAAATCAGAACGTGGTTTAACAGTGTGAAGGCAATTGGAATAACTGCTGATGATCTCATAAAAATAATAGAAGAGGTGGTAAGGTGA
- a CDS encoding glycine cleavage system protein H, whose product MKILGFTFPDDLLYEPEKHVWVRIEDNSVVSIGVTDLGQYMAGKIFQVTAKQKGEKVNGRSVLFSIESAKWIGKFRLPIEGEVFDVNEEVVKNPSIINERPYDSWIVKIRVEDMDIIKRTFKPIQEVYKQFEEEAKRVVR is encoded by the coding sequence ATGAAGATCCTAGGTTTTACATTCCCTGACGATTTACTTTATGAACCTGAAAAACATGTGTGGGTAAGAATAGAGGATAATAGTGTAGTTAGTATAGGTGTCACTGATCTAGGACAATATATGGCTGGTAAAATATTCCAAGTTACGGCAAAGCAGAAAGGTGAGAAAGTAAATGGAAGAAGCGTGCTCTTCTCTATTGAAAGTGCAAAGTGGATAGGTAAGTTTAGGTTGCCAATAGAGGGTGAAGTCTTTGACGTAAATGAAGAAGTAGTAAAAAACCCTTCAATAATTAATGAAAGACCCTATGATAGTTGGATAGTTAAGATAAGGGTAGAGGATATGGATATTATAAAAAGAACTTTCAAACCAATTCAAGAGGTATACAAACAATTTGAGGAGGAGGCAAAAAGAGTTGTTAGATGA
- a CDS encoding radical SAM protein: MRPLFLYAPNLKRYESEFLDSRKGWKSISVTGTYCAFNCKHCGRRVLESMIDGSTQGKIEKEIMEAISRGDEGIILSGGSTSRGDVPIWRYSNLLKRYSDRLTIIAHTGVVKNEEIARKFKESGVKIALLDMVSDNDAIKDILGQPFTVDDYLNSFKYLKKVNIKIVPHVILGLSKKGLEGDLESIRLLQEVNPDALIIVGLMPLVGTQMNASRPPTPEEIIVALRTARDTFPNIPINLGCARPRGKSYLEVEKFAVDYDIDAIAFPEDETYEYAKSKREIFLSNACCGNIVFDIFKVITS, encoded by the coding sequence GTGAGGCCATTATTCCTTTATGCTCCCAATTTAAAGAGGTATGAGAGTGAGTTTTTAGATTCTAGAAAAGGTTGGAAATCAATATCTGTTACGGGTACTTATTGTGCATTTAACTGTAAACATTGTGGTAGGCGAGTATTAGAATCAATGATTGACGGTTCTACTCAAGGTAAAATTGAGAAAGAAATTATGGAAGCAATTAGTAGAGGAGATGAGGGAATTATACTATCTGGTGGTTCTACATCGAGAGGAGATGTTCCGATATGGAGGTATTCTAATTTATTGAAGAGATATTCCGATAGACTTACAATAATAGCTCACACTGGTGTAGTTAAAAACGAAGAAATAGCTAGGAAATTTAAGGAAAGTGGTGTGAAAATCGCATTGTTAGATATGGTATCCGATAATGATGCAATTAAAGATATTTTAGGGCAACCATTTACCGTAGATGACTATCTTAATTCATTTAAATATCTAAAAAAGGTTAATATAAAAATAGTTCCTCATGTGATATTAGGATTGAGCAAAAAGGGCTTAGAAGGTGACTTAGAGTCAATAAGACTGCTTCAGGAAGTTAATCCTGATGCGCTAATAATCGTTGGACTAATGCCATTAGTTGGAACACAGATGAATGCATCTAGACCTCCGACTCCAGAGGAGATTATAGTCGCCTTAAGAACTGCGAGAGATACTTTCCCTAATATTCCGATAAACTTAGGTTGCGCAAGGCCTAGGGGTAAGTCGTATCTTGAAGTCGAGAAGTTCGCTGTGGATTACGATATTGACGCAATAGCTTTTCCCGAAGACGAAACGTACGAATACGCAAAAAGTAAGAGGGAAATATTTTTAAGTAATGCGTGTTGTGGTAATATAGTTTTTGATATATTTAAGGTGATAACCTCATGA
- a CDS encoding helix-turn-helix domain-containing protein, with protein sequence MAEKVRFPDGREVDIHDFIAFMYGLSKSDVEVLHILLQNGKMTTDDLSQKLNVTKASISKALNNLLDKGLIQREKAPAEKEERKGRPNYIYWVEKERLYRKLEADLEKLAGTVKEALQKHTALEIVI encoded by the coding sequence ATGGCTGAAAAAGTAAGGTTCCCTGATGGAAGGGAAGTAGATATACACGATTTCATAGCATTCATGTACGGTCTATCTAAAAGCGATGTAGAAGTATTACACATACTACTACAAAATGGAAAGATGACTACTGATGATCTCTCCCAGAAATTAAATGTAACTAAAGCGTCTATAAGCAAGGCACTAAATAACTTACTTGACAAGGGCTTAATACAGAGGGAAAAGGCTCCAGCTGAAAAAGAGGAAAGAAAAGGAAGACCAAACTACATATACTGGGTAGAAAAAGAGAGATTATATAGGAAATTGGAGGCAGATCTAGAAAAACTTGCAGGAACTGTTAAAGAGGCATTACAGAAGCACACCGCATTAGAAATAGTCATTTAA
- a CDS encoding DUF2258 domain-containing protein, translated as MSEEINRDMERAEEYEQTTTRVSVLGQNRFELSTGLIIAARYADKLRRVALVAFSKIAPKEVIIRDVSELNKQLYTKIVEEMKLGKLDVIRISVDAEYDDRNKKLIFSNLRILRYITEEQCGEKYKDIISENERLKGEILELKKKLEDILSLLK; from the coding sequence ATGAGCGAAGAGATTAACCGTGATATGGAAAGAGCAGAAGAATATGAACAAACAACAACTAGGGTTTCTGTGTTAGGTCAAAATAGATTTGAATTAAGTACTGGGCTCATTATTGCTGCTAGATACGCAGATAAGTTAAGAAGAGTAGCATTAGTAGCATTTAGTAAGATAGCTCCTAAGGAAGTTATTATTAGGGATGTGAGTGAGCTGAATAAGCAGTTATATACTAAAATTGTTGAGGAGATGAAGCTAGGTAAATTAGATGTTATTAGAATATCAGTAGATGCTGAATATGATGATCGAAATAAAAAATTAATTTTTAGTAATTTACGAATCTTGAGATATATTACTGAAGAACAGTGTGGGGAGAAGTATAAGGATATCATAAGTGAGAATGAAAGATTAAAAGGAGAAATTTTAGAATTAAAGAAAAAATTAGAGGATATATTATCCCTTTTAAAGTAA
- a CDS encoding sulfurtransferase TusA family protein produces MIEEMDLTPLECPEPFMKVVAKLMKIENGELKIRYKDPKCREMLLEAMKLMNCKVLEDSQNNGVFFMHIKKESGSSEKPKKIELTGGC; encoded by the coding sequence ATGATTGAAGAAATGGATTTAACTCCGCTTGAGTGCCCGGAGCCCTTTATGAAGGTAGTTGCTAAACTAATGAAGATAGAAAATGGAGAACTTAAGATCAGGTATAAGGATCCTAAGTGCAGAGAAATGTTACTAGAGGCTATGAAGTTAATGAATTGTAAGGTTCTTGAGGATTCGCAAAATAATGGAGTATTTTTCATGCATATTAAAAAAGAAAGTGGTAGTTCTGAAAAACCTAAAAAAATTGAACTAACTGGAGGTTGCTGA